From the genome of Sporosarcina sp. ANT_H38:
GACATTAATATCTTCAGGACCAACCCCGTCCATCGGAGAGATGGCACCATGAAGAACATGATAAAGCCCTTTGAAATCCCTCATTTTCTCCAAAGCAATAACATCTTTCGGATCTTGAACAACACAAATTACCGAACCATCGCGTTGTGTATCCTGACAAATATGGCAGGGGTCGATATCTGTAATATGTCCGCAAACTGAACAAAAACGCAGATTCCGTTTAGCGTCAACAAGGGCTTTTGCAAAATCCAACACAGTATCTTCCTTCATGCTTAAGACAAAAAACGCCAGACGACCCGCTGTTTTCGGGCCGATACCTGGCAATTTCATAAAACTATCCATCAGTTTTGATATTGGTTCAGGGTAATGCATTCGTGTACCTCCTAGAACATTCCTGGCAGGTTCAACCCTTTTGTGAATTGACCCATCGTCGAGTTCGTTAATTCTTCTGCTTTAGACATAGCATCATTAGTAGCAATAACAATAAGGTCTTGTAGCATTTCAACATCCTCCGGATCCACTACAGACGGATCGACGATTACTTCGACAACTTGCTTATCTCCAGATACGATGACTTTCACCATGCCTCCACCCGCCGCGCCCTCAAGACGTTTTTCACCGAGCTCTTCCTGTGCTACAGCCATTTGTTTTTGCATTTTTTGCATCTGTTTCATCATGCCTTGCATATTTCCCATACCCTTCATGTTCGTTTCCTCCTCTAATTTTTAATCGTCATGAACTTCTATGAAATCTTTCCCAAAAATCTTTTCTGCCTCAGTTACAATTGGATCCGCATTTTCCTGCTCTGCTTCCTTTACAAAAGAAAGCATTTCATCGTCAGGTGCCCCTTCATCGGAACTTTCCGGTTCTTGTTGTTTAACAAGACCGTTTTTTCGAATGAAGTCTCCCCTTACACTCAACCAACCATCTTCAGGGACATACACGACTTCATACGCTTTCCCGGTTCGTGAACGTAAAGCATCAGACAGACCCGACCGAAGTGACGTATTTTCAGATGCCATTAGGCAATGGATTTCATATTTGAATTTTAACACAAAAGCATTCTCTGATGCTGCGACCGGTTCTGTTTCTTCGAGAATTGCAGCATGTGACCTTTGCATCGTCTGCATCATTCCCGCCCACTCTTCACGAATCGTCTTGATGTCTTGTTTTGTCGCAGATTTCAATACTTCATGTATTTTACCTGTTGGAACTTTGAAACCTTGCGATGATTTTGATGCATTTTTCCGCGGTTGTGCGGATTGTTCTGCACCTGTTTGCTTATTCATCCCACCACTAGACATTTGTTGTTGCAACTCCACGATTGTGCGTTCAAGTTCCGCCACCTTCTGTGTAAGTCCTGGGTCAACAGCGTGATTGCTACCACCGACCTGTACAGGGCTGTCAAGATGAATCATTTTCAAAAAGGCAGATTCAATATAGACTTTCGCGTGATTCGAGAACCGCATTTCCTGTTGCGTTTTTGCTAGTATATCGATGAATAAATACAACGTATCCATTTCAAATCGTTGTGCCATTTCCACAAACCGTTCATCGCCGGGTATGAGTTCGAGTAAATCTTTTAAGCTGGGTGCTGTTCGTAGTAGAAGAAGATCCCTGAAAAAGGTAATTAGATCTTCTGCTAGTCTGGAAACATCTTTCCCCTCCGCAATAAGTCGATCAAACAATGTTAGTACCACGCCAGCATCTTTGCCGAGCAGCGCCTCCGCCAACTGATAGAAAATATCTTCGCCAATTGATCCAGTTACAAGAAGTGCATCTTCAATTGTTATCTTGTCTCCACTGAACGACACAACTTGATCGAGCATACTGAGTGCATCACGCATTCCTCCTGAAGCCGCCTGCGCAATTACTTTCAAAGCACTTTCATCAGACTCAATACCCGTATCCGCAAGCACTGTCTTCATTCGATCAGTAATATCAGCAGGTGTAATCGGTTTAAAATCAAAGCGCTGACATCTCGAAATAATCGTCAATGGCAGTTTATGCGGTTCCGTAGTTGCCAAGATAAATACGACATGCGATGGCGGTTCCTCAAGTGTTTTCAAAAGCGCGTTGAATGCCGAATTTGATAACATATGTACCTCATCGATAATATACACTTTAAAACGAGCATTCGACGGGGCAAACCGCACTTTTTCAATAATGTCTCGCATTTCCTCAACACGCGAGTTCGAAGCCGCATCAAATTCGATGACATCCGTATTCGACCCTTCTGTGATGCTGATACACGTCGGACATTCATTGCATGGTTCTTTTGCTGGGCCATTTTCACAATTTAACGCTTTAGCAAAAACTTTCGCGGCACTTGTCTTTCCCGTACCTCTTGGACCCGAGAAAAGATAAGCATGTGTCGTCTTATTATGAAGGAGGGCGTTCTGAAGTGTCTGTTTCACATGTTGCTGTCCGGACATCTCAGCAAATGACTGAGGCCGATATACGCGGTAAAAAGCTTGATACACCAACAGTTTCCTCTCCTTTTGACGCAATGCGCTAATGTCTCCATTATAGCATAAACGTACATACTAATCCCTTTTCTAGACAACAAGAAAAGCGTGATCGCCTGGCAAGCCCAACAAGCGCTGTGAAACCATTGAAAATAGGCGTTATTTCCCTTTACTCAATGGCTCCTCAGCGAAAGATGCAGGCAACCCAAGGTCGCCACGTCCTGTGGATCCAAGGGGCTAGGCGCTGAAGTCTAGACAACAAAAAACTCGTCCGCAGAAACGGACGAGTCGAATTGTGAAATTAATGCCGTGCACCTTCCTCTGACAGCCGCACATAAGCGTTACTCTCGTCGCCAGCTCGGTCTAGGCGACCCCGCGGCACATGAGAAAATCCACTTAATGCTGCTTCCTTCCGGACCTGACATGGTTCATAGGTTCCCATTGCGCGGGACCCAAACGTCAACACTGCGTGCAAGAGGCAGGCCCTACAATACGGACAGCCTCGGGAAGGGATTCAGTCTTGCTAGAGCGGATTGCAAGTTACAGGACACCGCTATCTCCCCACCTAGCACGGCATTTACAAGTATACTCAATTTACTAGGTTAAATCAAATAATATCATATAAACAAAATTATTTTCATGAAATTGTTGACACTGGATTTCATACGTGATAAATTATTAATTGTTGATACGGAGGTATACCCAAGCTCGGCTGAAGGGATCGGTCTTGAAAACCGACAGGGGAGTCAAATCCCGCGGGGGTTCGAATCCCTCTACCTCCTCCATTTTTTCAACTAAACTTATATTCTTGAAATCGAATTCGTTAGTAGATAACGAATTTTTATTTTGCCTATTAATACTAATTAAACCTCAAGAAGCGGACCCATTTAACTGGTCCGCTTCTTTTTTGTTCAAATGTAAGAACGTATATTTTATCGACAAGGATTGGTGTCTAGACTCTAGTGCCGGCGTTGCAACAGGAAATGCCGAGTCTAATCGGCCAGTGTTTTTCGGGTCTACCGAGGCGCTTGCTCTTTTCTTAATTCAATCATCGCACCCTCAATAGATGGTTTGACAGCAATACAATCATAGTACGGAAACTCAGCTGCCAATCGCATTGCCAATTCGCTCTCAACGCCTTGTTTCACAGCCACGAATAAAGAAGGACCCGCGCCACTTATTGTCACGCCGTACGCACCACGCTCCTGGCAAACTTTACGAATACGGTCGAATTCCGGAAATAACTTCTTGCGGTATGGCTCGTGAAAAGTATCCTTTTCCATCATACGCCCCGCCGTTTCCCAATCATCTCGAGCAATCGCCGCCGAGAGCACGTTCGCAGCTGCACTGCTACGTGTTGCTTCTGCGTGCGAGAGTTCGCCTGGTAGAAGCCCCCTAGATGCTTCCGTCAGCAATGCCTCAGGCGGAACAAGTATCACTGCTCCCATTTTCGGTTCCGGAATATGGACGATATCCATTGCCACGCCATCGAAATAAGAAATTGTCACTCCCCCAAGAAGCGCAGCCGAAATATTATCCGCATGCCCTTCGTACCCACTGCCTAAAAGCACTTTTTCCTTCTCGGAAAGATTCAATACAAGAAGCTGATTCGCAATTTCAATTCCTGCCGCAATTGCTGTTGCACTGCTTCCAAGTCCTTTACCAAGCGGAATATCCGACTGAATGATAAGCCGTGATACAGGCACAACAAGTCCTTTACGGTCAGCTATATCAGTAACAGTCTTCACAATTAAATTATCTTCTCCGGTTGGTAAATCTTCAAAACCATCGTCTTTATACGTAACTTCCCAATCCTCTGACGGCGATACGTCCACCGTCATATAAAGGTTAAGCGCAAGTCCGATACTGTCGAAGCCTGGACCAAGATTTGCCGTCGATGCAGGTACGACAACGGAAAAACTGGATTCCACCATTACTTTGTCCCCGCCTTCAACCTACTTAGAAATGCATCAAATTGCTCCCGTGACATCATTGGTTGCTCTTTATTTACTTCAATAGCTGTATCAGGATCTTTTAATCCATTACCCGTCAATACCGCAACTACAGTTGAACCTTTTTTCAATAAGCCGCTCTCCACTTGCTTTTTAACACCTGCAATTGATGCGCACGAGCCAGGTTCTGCAAAGATACCTTCAGAAGAAGCAATTAAACTATATGCTTCTAAAATCTCTTCATCCGTTACAGCAAGGATGGTTCCATTTGATTCCGCTAAGGCTTTGTTGGCAAGTTCCCAACTTGCGGGATTGCCGATTCGAATCGCTGTTGCAACCGTTTCAGGGTTTTCGAATACGCGATTATAAACAATCGGAGCAGCTCCGTCAGCTTGTACACCAAGAAGAACCGGTAGCGTCGTCCCCTTCTTATCAGCATATTCCTTGAACCCTTTCCAAGCCGCAGAAATATTACCCGCATTCCCAACCGGAAGCGCGAAAATATCTGGTACTTTTCCAAGTTGCTCAATCGTTTCAAATGCAATTGTCTTTTGACCTTCAAGGCGATACGGGTTAACCGAGTTCACAAGCGCAACGTCTCCCGTGCCCGCCGCCCGCACCATTGCTAATGCCTCATCAAAGTTGCCTTCGATTTCTACGATTTCTGCACCATACATTTTTGCTTGCGCTAGCTTCCCAAGTGCGATTCGCCCTTCCGGAATAACAACAATTGTACGCATTCCAGCACGCGCACCATATGCCGCTGCCGATGCAGACGTATTACCCGTCGATGCACAAATTAGAACCTTTTTCCCTTCTTCTTTCGCCTTTGCGACCGCCATAACCATGCCCCGGTCTTTAAATGAACCAGTCGGATTCGTTCCTTCCGTCTTCACGTAAAGGTTGATGCCCCATTGCTCCGATAAATTTGTCATATGAATGAGAGGAGTATTCCCTTCCTGCAACGTCAATGCTGGCGTATTTTCTGTCACCGGTAACCATTCTTTATATTCCTCAATTAATCCATTCCATCTTTTCATCATTCTTCCCCCTCTACCCGGTAGTGGCTTAGTACTCCGACTACCTCTGGTGTTTCGTTCAATTCATTCATAATATCTAAATGCTGTTGTCGAGAAATCTGGTGCGTGATGAAAATTAGTTCTGCATCAGCTGCCTTTTTATCGGAATGCTGAACAACTGTCGCTAGGCTTGCACCGTGCTTGCTATAAATTGACGTTAACTTCGTCAAGACACCGACTTCATCTCTCACGCAAATACGGTGGAAATAACGTGCGAACTTATCGCTATCACTTTTCACTTTCCGCTCAAACTGCGGCGCGTGTAACCTTTTACCATTGACACCTAGTAGTAAATTACGGCACGCTGCTACAATATCTCCCGTTACGGATGTGGCAGTCGGCAGTGATCCTGCCCCCGGTCCATAGAACATTGTCTCCCCAACGGCATCTCCATAAATATATACTGCATTGAACTCATTGTTCACAGACGCCAATGGGTGTGAATTCGGGAAAAGCACAGGCTCTACTGCCACTTCGATACCATCTTCATTCTTTTTAGCTGAACCCGCCAACTTTACTGTATAGCCGAACTGCTCAGCCAACTCGAGATCACCTTCCCGAATTTCCTTCATCCCTCTCACAAAGACATCTTCCAGACGGATTTCTGTGGAAAAAGACAATGAAGACAAAATGACCATTTTACGTGCCGCATCTATTCCATCAACATCCGCCGATGGATCTGCTTCTGCAAACCCGAGCGCTGTCGCCTTTGCCAATGCATCTTCATAAGACATCTTTTCATGTTTCATTTTTGTCAAAATAAAGTTCGTCGTCCCATTCACAATACCCGTCAACGCCCGGATCCGATCAGAGGCAAGACCATCTTCAAGCGTGCGGATTAAAGGAATTCCACCGCCAACACTCGCTTCGTAAAACAAGTCACACTTGTTTTCATCCGCTAACCTCAGTAACTCGGGTCCAAACTCCGCCATGACGTCCTTGTTTGCTGTTACGACCCCTTTGCCAGCACGCAGTGAGCGTTCAATCGCCTCTTTCGCATCATAAGTGCCGCCCATCACTTCTACTATTAAATCTATTGACGAGTCTTCTAGAACTTCATACAGATTGTCAGTAAACGCTTCTAGAGGAAGAGGTGTTTCCCGATCTTTATGTAAGTTTTTCACGAGAACTTTTTTTATTTTGACAGGGACACCAAGCTTATGATGCAAGTCTTCTTGATGATCCTGCAATATTTTAGCCACTCCGCCGCCAACAACCCCGAATCCTAATAATCCAATGTTAATTTCATTTTTCATTGACGATTCTCCTAACTGTATGTACACTATGAAAAAACAATCGTTCTCCGCATAAAGACATTATAGTGAAATATTCGGATAATAACAACCCTGTTTGTGATAAAATTGCAGAATAAGTAGATTCAACCCACTATATAATAGATTGGATTTGATGTATGTGAAAGTTTGTAAATTCGGTGGCACTTCTGTAGCATCCGCCGACCAAATAAAAAAAGTTGCCCAAATCGTAAAAGCTGATCCTGCCCGTAAAATCATCGTTGTCTCGGCACCCGGAAAACGCTTTAATTCGGATGAAAAAGTAACAGATTTGCTAATCCAACTTGCTGAAAAGGCTCTTAATGAGGAAGATATAGAACAAGAACTGATGGGAGTAGTAGAACGCTACGAACAAATCGCGGCCGGACTCGGTCTTGCAAAGGGAATTATATCCATTATTAAAAGTGATTTGCAAGAACGTCTCACTAACAACAAAAGCGACGCCAACCTTTTCATGGATTGCTTAAAAGCATCTGGAGAAGATAACAACGCGAAGCTCATTGCAGCTTACTTCACACATATTGGAATGGATGCAAACTATATGTGTCCAAAAGATGCCGGTCTACTTGTCAATGAACGGCCCGAACGGGTGCGCGCGTTGCCCGAAGGCGATGATCGTTTAGTACAGTTACGGGATAAATCCGGCATAATTGTTTTTCCAGGTTTTTTTGGCTACACAAAAGACGGAACACTTAGAACATTCAACAGAGGCGGATCGGACATAACAGGATCTCTGCTAGCAGCAGCTACAGAAGCTGAACTGTATGAAAACTTTACAGACGTTGATTCTGTCTTTGCAGCCAACCCAAATATTGTCGATAGTCCAGTCGGCATTGATAAAATGACTTACCGTGAAATGCGAGAACTATCCTACGCTGGATTCTCCGTCTTTCACGATGAAGCGCTCATGCCCGCATTCCGTCGTTCCGTTCCTGTGTGCATTAAAAACACCAACAATCCGCAAGCTCCAGGAACACTTATCGTCAATGAACGAAATTACTTTGCACAGCCAGTCATTGGCATTGCAGCAGATAGCGGATTTTCCACTCTGTTTGTCGATAAATATTTAATGAACCAGGAAATTGGGTTTGGAAGAAAGTTATTACAAATCTTAGAGGAAGAAGAAATTCCATTTGAACACACGCCTTCCGGAATCGACAATTTGTCCGTCATCATCAGAAGCAAATTCCTCAACGCTGATAAAGAAGCGCGGATTATACATCGGGTGAAAGAAGAATTGAATGTGGATCACGTCCACATGCATTCCAATTACTCTATGATTGTTCTTGTAGGCGAAGGAATGCGCCATTCCACTGGACTAGCTGCTCGTGCCGCCTCAGCCATCTCACGTACAGGCGCCAGTATCCAGATGATTAACCAAGGTTCTTCAGAAGTGAGTCTTGTATTCGGTGTCCACAAAGCTGACGAAAACAAAATCTTAAAAGAACTGTATGCCGAGTTTTTTCTGAAGTCTGCGGTGCTTTCTAACTAAATAATGAATGCAATTGAATTCGCTAGGGCCCTCAGGGATGCCTCCCGCTCTAAGCCAAGCAGCTTCACCGCCAATCTTAGGGCTTCGGCTATCCCCGTTAAAGCGCCTACGCTTAATGAGTTTATAATGGTATTCAATTATACAATATACATATAGAACAAAGGGAACACCGTCTCATTGGATGCTGTGCTATTTTTCTTAACACGAAGGCATAAACATACCCGGAAATTGCTTAACAATGGCACCTGCAATCATATCCGACATCTCTAAAGCTTGCGCTTCGATTTTATCGAACACTTCAATATCAGCCTTATAGTTTTTCTGAAGCATATAAACCGCTTCCTGTTTAGTTAAAGCCAAATGCGTATAAAACATTTTCCTTACCTCTTCTTTCTCTAAATACGGATTAATACTGCTTAAAAAATCAACAATCTCATCTGCGTTACGGTACCA
Proteins encoded in this window:
- the dnaX gene encoding DNA polymerase III subunit gamma/tau, which gives rise to MVYQAFYRVYRPQSFAEMSGQQHVKQTLQNALLHNKTTHAYLFSGPRGTGKTSAAKVFAKALNCENGPAKEPCNECPTCISITEGSNTDVIEFDAASNSRVEEMRDIIEKVRFAPSNARFKVYIIDEVHMLSNSAFNALLKTLEEPPSHVVFILATTEPHKLPLTIISRCQRFDFKPITPADITDRMKTVLADTGIESDESALKVIAQAASGGMRDALSMLDQVVSFSGDKITIEDALLVTGSIGEDIFYQLAEALLGKDAGVVLTLFDRLIAEGKDVSRLAEDLITFFRDLLLLRTAPSLKDLLELIPGDERFVEMAQRFEMDTLYLFIDILAKTQQEMRFSNHAKVYIESAFLKMIHLDSPVQVGGSNHAVDPGLTQKVAELERTIVELQQQMSSGGMNKQTGAEQSAQPRKNASKSSQGFKVPTGKIHEVLKSATKQDIKTIREEWAGMMQTMQRSHAAILEETEPVAASENAFVLKFKYEIHCLMASENTSLRSGLSDALRSRTGKAYEVVYVPEDGWLSVRGDFIRKNGLVKQQEPESSDEGAPDDEMLSFVKEAEQENADPIVTEAEKIFGKDFIEVHDD
- a CDS encoding aspartate kinase — translated: MKVCKFGGTSVASADQIKKVAQIVKADPARKIIVVSAPGKRFNSDEKVTDLLIQLAEKALNEEDIEQELMGVVERYEQIAAGLGLAKGIISIIKSDLQERLTNNKSDANLFMDCLKASGEDNNAKLIAAYFTHIGMDANYMCPKDAGLLVNERPERVRALPEGDDRLVQLRDKSGIIVFPGFFGYTKDGTLRTFNRGGSDITGSLLAAATEAELYENFTDVDSVFAANPNIVDSPVGIDKMTYREMRELSYAGFSVFHDEALMPAFRRSVPVCIKNTNNPQAPGTLIVNERNYFAQPVIGIAADSGFSTLFVDKYLMNQEIGFGRKLLQILEEEEIPFEHTPSGIDNLSVIIRSKFLNADKEARIIHRVKEELNVDHVHMHSNYSMIVLVGEGMRHSTGLAARAASAISRTGASIQMINQGSSEVSLVFGVHKADENKILKELYAEFFLKSAVLSN
- the thrB gene encoding homoserine kinase, which translates into the protein MVESSFSVVVPASTANLGPGFDSIGLALNLYMTVDVSPSEDWEVTYKDDGFEDLPTGEDNLIVKTVTDIADRKGLVVPVSRLIIQSDIPLGKGLGSSATAIAAGIEIANQLLVLNLSEKEKVLLGSGYEGHADNISAALLGGVTISYFDGVAMDIVHIPEPKMGAVILVPPEALLTEASRGLLPGELSHAEATRSSAAANVLSAAIARDDWETAGRMMEKDTFHEPYRKKLFPEFDRIRKVCQERGAYGVTISGAGPSLFVAVKQGVESELAMRLAAEFPYYDCIAVKPSIEGAMIELRKEQAPR
- the recR gene encoding recombination mediator RecR; translated protein: MHYPEPISKLMDSFMKLPGIGPKTAGRLAFFVLSMKEDTVLDFAKALVDAKRNLRFCSVCGHITDIDPCHICQDTQRDGSVICVVQDPKDVIALEKMRDFKGLYHVLHGAISPMDGVGPEDINVPSLLVRLQNEEVEELILATNPTIEGEATAMYISRLVKPSGIKTTRIAHGLPVGGDLEYADEVTLSKALEGRREL
- the thrC gene encoding threonine synthase; its protein translation is MKRWNGLIEEYKEWLPVTENTPALTLQEGNTPLIHMTNLSEQWGINLYVKTEGTNPTGSFKDRGMVMAVAKAKEEGKKVLICASTGNTSASAAAYGARAGMRTIVVIPEGRIALGKLAQAKMYGAEIVEIEGNFDEALAMVRAAGTGDVALVNSVNPYRLEGQKTIAFETIEQLGKVPDIFALPVGNAGNISAAWKGFKEYADKKGTTLPVLLGVQADGAAPIVYNRVFENPETVATAIRIGNPASWELANKALAESNGTILAVTDEEILEAYSLIASSEGIFAEPGSCASIAGVKKQVESGLLKKGSTVVAVLTGNGLKDPDTAIEVNKEQPMMSREQFDAFLSRLKAGTK
- a CDS encoding homoserine dehydrogenase, which produces MKNEINIGLLGFGVVGGGVAKILQDHQEDLHHKLGVPVKIKKVLVKNLHKDRETPLPLEAFTDNLYEVLEDSSIDLIVEVMGGTYDAKEAIERSLRAGKGVVTANKDVMAEFGPELLRLADENKCDLFYEASVGGGIPLIRTLEDGLASDRIRALTGIVNGTTNFILTKMKHEKMSYEDALAKATALGFAEADPSADVDGIDAARKMVILSSLSFSTEIRLEDVFVRGMKEIREGDLELAEQFGYTVKLAGSAKKNEDGIEVAVEPVLFPNSHPLASVNNEFNAVYIYGDAVGETMFYGPGAGSLPTATSVTGDIVAACRNLLLGVNGKRLHAPQFERKVKSDSDKFARYFHRICVRDEVGVLTKLTSIYSKHGASLATVVQHSDKKAADAELIFITHQISRQQHLDIMNELNETPEVVGVLSHYRVEGEE
- a CDS encoding YbaB/EbfC family nucleoid-associated protein produces the protein MKGMGNMQGMMKQMQKMQKQMAVAQEELGEKRLEGAAGGGMVKVIVSGDKQVVEVIVDPSVVDPEDVEMLQDLIVIATNDAMSKAEELTNSTMGQFTKGLNLPGMF